In a genomic window of Nodularia sp. LEGE 06071:
- the psbA gene encoding photosystem II q(b) protein gives MTTTLQQRQSANVWDRFCEWITSTDNRIYIGWFGVLMIPTLLAATTCFIIAFVAAPPVDIDGIREPVAGSLIYGNNIISGAVVPSSNAIGLHFYPIWEAASLDEWLYNGGPYQLVIFHFLIGCACYLGRQWELSYRLGMRPWICVAYSAPLASATAVFLIYPIGQGSFSDGMPLGISGTFNFMIVFQAEHNILMHPFHMLGVAGVFGGSLFSAMHGSLVTSSLVRETTETESQNYGYKFGQEEETYNIVAAHGYFGRLIFQYASFNNSRSLHFFLAAWPVIGIWFTALGISTMAFNLNGFNFNQSVIDSQGRVIATWADVINRANLGMEVMHERNAHNFPLDLAAADVAPVALTAPAING, from the coding sequence ATGACCACAACCTTACAACAGCGCCAAAGCGCTAACGTATGGGATCGCTTCTGCGAGTGGATCACCAGCACCGACAACCGCATTTACATCGGTTGGTTCGGCGTTCTAATGATCCCAACCCTACTAGCCGCTACCACCTGCTTCATCATCGCCTTTGTTGCAGCACCTCCCGTAGACATCGACGGTATCCGTGAACCCGTAGCTGGTTCCTTGATTTACGGAAACAACATCATCTCAGGTGCAGTTGTTCCTTCCTCCAACGCTATCGGCTTGCACTTCTACCCAATCTGGGAAGCAGCTTCCTTAGATGAGTGGTTGTACAACGGCGGTCCTTACCAATTGGTAATTTTCCACTTCTTGATCGGTTGCGCTTGCTACCTTGGTCGTCAGTGGGAACTATCTTACCGCTTGGGTATGCGTCCTTGGATCTGTGTAGCTTACTCTGCGCCTTTGGCTTCTGCTACCGCAGTATTCTTGATCTACCCAATTGGTCAAGGTTCATTCTCCGACGGTATGCCTTTGGGTATCTCCGGAACCTTCAACTTCATGATTGTGTTCCAAGCAGAACACAACATCTTGATGCACCCCTTCCATATGTTGGGTGTAGCTGGTGTCTTCGGTGGTTCTTTGTTCTCCGCAATGCACGGTTCCTTGGTAACTTCCTCCTTGGTACGTGAAACAACCGAAACCGAATCACAAAACTACGGTTACAAGTTCGGACAAGAAGAAGAAACCTACAACATCGTTGCAGCCCACGGCTACTTCGGTCGGTTAATCTTCCAATACGCGTCCTTCAACAACAGCCGTTCACTTCACTTCTTCCTAGCTGCATGGCCTGTAATCGGTATCTGGTTTACCGCTTTGGGTATCAGCACAATGGCTTTCAACTTGAACGGTTTCAACTTCAACCAATCAGTAATTGATTCTCAAGGTCGCGTTATCGCTACCTGGGCTGACGTAATCAACCGCGCTAACTTGGGTATGGAAGTAATGCACGAGCGTAACGCTCACAACTTCCCCCTAGACTTGGCTGCTGCTGATGTTGCTCCAGTTGCTTTAACTGCACCTGCAATCAACGGTTAA
- a CDS encoding histidine triad nucleotide-binding protein, whose translation MSETTETIFSKIIRREIPVDIVYEDELALAFKDVNPQAPVHILVIPKKPIVKLADAESQDQALLGHLLLTAQRVAAEAGLNNGYRVVINNGADGGQSVYHLHLHILGGRQMDWPPG comes from the coding sequence ATGAGTGAAACCACAGAGACAATTTTCAGCAAAATTATTCGCCGGGAAATTCCGGTAGACATTGTTTATGAGGATGAATTAGCCCTAGCATTCAAAGACGTTAACCCACAAGCCCCAGTTCATATCCTCGTCATTCCCAAAAAACCCATTGTCAAATTAGCTGATGCTGAATCTCAAGATCAAGCTCTTTTAGGACATCTATTATTAACTGCTCAACGCGTAGCCGCAGAAGCTGGATTAAACAACGGTTATCGTGTTGTGATCAACAATGGTGCTGATGGCGGTCAAAGTGTCTACCATTTACATTTGCATATCCTGGGAGGACGGCAGATGGACTGGCCTCCTGGTTGA
- a CDS encoding DUF3611 family protein has product MFNFLNPEAASPTPRQIAHSLRWLGWIGFWLQALLGFIPILVVVASVLFSPGRQRSGLSFGLGLAIACLVILLFSIYWCFRYTQLANKLESPNLRPAKSQVSQNLKLGLLANIGIMAIAVLIALSQVGTLTFKMLMMPQGSTMITPNQTATMVTQGAIITPSNMIAIQAMVNAIAAGLVGAIVALLLLYQVGQHRHP; this is encoded by the coding sequence ATGTTTAATTTCCTCAATCCTGAAGCGGCTAGTCCAACTCCCCGGCAGATTGCCCATTCTTTGCGCTGGCTGGGTTGGATTGGCTTCTGGTTGCAAGCTCTACTGGGTTTCATTCCCATCCTAGTGGTAGTTGCATCTGTTCTGTTTAGTCCTGGACGGCAGAGGAGTGGACTTTCCTTTGGTCTGGGGTTGGCGATCGCCTGTTTGGTAATTCTGCTGTTCAGTATTTACTGGTGTTTCCGCTACACACAATTGGCAAACAAATTAGAAAGTCCGAATCTGCGTCCCGCCAAGTCTCAGGTGAGCCAAAATCTCAAGCTGGGGCTGCTAGCCAATATCGGCATAATGGCGATCGCAGTATTAATTGCCTTGTCCCAAGTAGGTACATTGACATTTAAAATGTTGATGATGCCTCAAGGTTCCACCATGATTACTCCGAATCAAACGGCGACAATGGTGACTCAGGGAGCAATCATCACTCCATCCAATATGATTGCCATTCAAGCAATGGTGAATGCGATCGCTGCCGGATTAGTGGGAGCCATTGTCGCATTGCTGTTGCTCTATCAGGTTGGGCAACATCGCCATCCCTAA
- a CDS encoding catalase, with product MADPKTLTTADGIPVGDNQNSLTAGERGPVLMQDFHLMEKLAHFNRERIPERVVHAKGAAAFGTFTVTQDITRYSKAKVFGEIGQETQVLLRFSTVGGEKGSADAERDPRGFAIKFYTEEGNWDLAGNNTPVFFIRDPLKFPDFVHTQKRNPQTNCKDANAMWNFWSLSPESLHQVTILFSDRGTPKTYRHMNGYGSHTFSLINAQGERVWCKFQFKTIQGIENFTAEEASRIKGEDSDHATRDLFEAIANGDYPKWRVCIQVMTEEQAASHEDNPFDLTKVWKHSQYPLIDVGILELNRNPQNYFAEVEQAAFSPSNIVPGISFSPDKVLQARIISYPDAQRYRIGANYQQLPVNQPKCPVMHYQRDGAMALGNNGGNTPNYEPNSYEDTPKENCVYAEPALNLGHVKADRYDHRIGNDDYTQAGELYRLLKPDQQERLIQNIVGSLSQARSDIQMRQLCHFFRADMNYGQRVAEGLGISIDPSMLPKSN from the coding sequence ATGGCAGACCCCAAAACATTGACAACGGCTGATGGCATTCCGGTGGGAGACAACCAGAATTCTTTGACCGCAGGTGAGCGTGGCCCTGTGCTGATGCAAGATTTTCACTTGATGGAGAAACTGGCTCACTTCAACCGAGAACGTATTCCTGAGCGTGTTGTTCATGCAAAAGGAGCAGCAGCATTTGGCACGTTCACCGTTACACAAGACATCACTCGTTACAGTAAAGCTAAAGTTTTTGGCGAAATTGGTCAGGAAACTCAGGTTCTGCTGCGGTTTTCGACAGTAGGTGGCGAAAAAGGTTCAGCTGATGCTGAACGTGATCCTAGAGGCTTTGCTATCAAATTTTATACGGAAGAAGGTAACTGGGATTTGGCAGGCAATAATACACCAGTCTTCTTTATCCGCGATCCGCTGAAGTTTCCTGATTTCGTCCACACGCAAAAGCGCAATCCGCAAACTAATTGCAAAGATGCCAATGCTATGTGGAATTTCTGGTCACTTAGCCCAGAGTCTCTGCATCAGGTGACAATTCTATTTAGCGATCGCGGTACTCCCAAAACCTACCGACACATGAACGGCTATGGTAGCCATACATTCAGCCTGATTAATGCTCAAGGAGAAAGAGTATGGTGTAAGTTTCAGTTCAAAACCATTCAGGGCATTGAAAATTTCACAGCAGAAGAGGCCAGTCGGATTAAGGGCGAAGACTCCGACCATGCAACCCGTGACTTATTTGAAGCGATCGCTAATGGCGACTATCCGAAGTGGCGAGTCTGTATTCAGGTAATGACCGAGGAACAAGCCGCAAGCCATGAAGATAATCCCTTTGACTTGACCAAGGTTTGGAAACATTCCCAATATCCCTTGATTGATGTCGGTATTCTGGAACTCAACCGGAACCCGCAAAACTACTTTGCTGAAGTTGAGCAAGCAGCTTTTTCTCCTTCTAATATCGTTCCTGGGATCAGTTTTTCTCCAGATAAAGTCTTGCAAGCTCGGATCATATCCTATCCCGATGCTCAACGCTATCGGATCGGTGCGAACTACCAGCAATTGCCTGTTAATCAACCGAAATGTCCGGTGATGCACTACCAGCGTGATGGTGCGATGGCATTGGGTAACAATGGCGGCAATACACCTAACTACGAACCCAACAGCTATGAGGATACACCGAAAGAAAATTGTGTTTATGCAGAGCCAGCTTTGAATTTAGGCCATGTTAAAGCTGATCGTTATGACCACCGTATAGGAAACGACGACTACACCCAAGCGGGAGAACTTTATCGGCTGCTCAAACCTGACCAACAAGAACGTCTCATCCAAAACATTGTCGGCAGTTTAAGTCAGGCACGCAGCGATATTCAGATGCGCCAACTCTGCCATTTTTTCCGGGCAGATATGAATTACGGTCAGCGTGTGGCAGAAGGTTTGGGGATTTCCATTGATCCATCGATGTTGCCAAAATCGAATTAA
- the recR gene encoding recombination mediator RecR: MQRLPGVGPKSAQRLALHILKRSESEVEALAQALIDAKKQIGLCSVCFHLSADPVCEICRHPNRDNTSICVVADSRDLIALEKTREYKGKYHVLGGVISPMDGIGPEQLTIQALVRRVSQQKTQEVIMAISPTIEGETTTLYIGQLLKPFTKVTRIAFGLPVGGDLEYADEVTLARALEGRRELD, encoded by the coding sequence TTGCAACGCCTACCGGGAGTTGGTCCCAAGTCCGCCCAGAGACTGGCTTTGCACATTCTTAAACGCTCAGAATCAGAAGTAGAAGCTTTAGCACAAGCCTTAATTGATGCAAAAAAGCAGATAGGCTTGTGTTCTGTTTGCTTTCACCTATCTGCTGATCCTGTTTGTGAAATTTGTCGTCATCCTAACCGTGACAATACCTCTATCTGTGTGGTAGCGGATTCTCGTGATTTGATTGCGTTGGAAAAAACCCGCGAATATAAAGGCAAGTATCACGTCTTGGGTGGGGTGATTTCCCCGATGGATGGTATTGGCCCAGAACAGCTAACTATCCAAGCTTTGGTGCGGCGGGTGAGTCAACAAAAAACCCAAGAAGTCATTATGGCGATTAGTCCGACTATCGAAGGGGAGACAACAACTCTGTATATCGGTCAGCTACTTAAACCATTTACCAAGGTGACACGTATCGCTTTTGGCCTACCGGTGGGTGGCGATTTGGAATATGCCGATGAAGTGACGCTGGCAAGAGCTTTGGAAGGTCGCAGAGAGTTAGATTAA
- a CDS encoding S6 family peptidase codes for MNKSRFFSQAVLSATVLSAAGIMSYSLVALADEVTCRGTLGAVTVDNVRVPDGATCTLSATKVKGTVKVESNATLRASKVNVIGNIQAENAKNVVVNSNSVIGGSIQIKQSGAAGISNTQIKQDLQFDTNKNQLVASGNTIGGNLQAFKNTGGLTINNNKIDGNLQCKENRPVPTGGGNIVRGNKEDQCSRL; via the coding sequence GTGAACAAGAGCCGTTTTTTCTCACAAGCTGTTTTGAGTGCCACTGTTTTGAGTGCTGCGGGAATAATGTCTTATTCCTTGGTGGCTTTGGCTGATGAGGTTACCTGTCGGGGTACATTAGGGGCTGTTACAGTTGATAACGTGCGAGTACCTGATGGTGCTACGTGTACTTTGTCTGCTACGAAAGTTAAGGGTACTGTGAAGGTAGAATCTAATGCAACCCTGAGAGCTAGCAAGGTCAACGTAATCGGTAATATTCAGGCTGAGAATGCCAAAAATGTAGTTGTTAATTCCAATTCAGTCATTGGCGGTAGTATCCAAATCAAACAATCAGGGGCGGCAGGTATTAGCAATACACAAATCAAACAAGATTTACAATTTGATACAAATAAAAATCAACTAGTTGCCAGTGGTAACACAATCGGTGGTAACTTGCAGGCTTTTAAGAACACCGGAGGACTTACGATCAATAACAATAAAATTGATGGTAATTTGCAATGTAAAGAAAACCGTCCTGTTCCGACTGGAGGAGGAAACATTGTCAGAGGTAATAAAGAGGATCAATGCTCCCGGTTATAG